In a genomic window of Pelotomaculum thermopropionicum SI:
- the RpoZ gene encoding DNA-directed RNA polymerase, subunit K/omega, with amino-acid sequence MNQPSLDELLEKVDSRYTLVVVAAKRARELTERGKTKADGAAVMKPVTAALMEIAQNKVGYKRTRSGIK; translated from the coding sequence ATGAACCAACCGTCTCTCGATGAGCTTTTAGAAAAGGTTGACAGCCGGTACACCCTGGTTGTGGTAGCTGCCAAACGGGCCAGGGAACTCACCGAGAGGGGAAAAACCAAGGCTGACGGGGCGGCTGTCATGAAGCCGGTAACAGCCGCCCTAATGGAAATTGCCCAGAACAAGGTGGGATACAAAAGGACCAGGTCAGGCATTAAATAG
- the Gmk gene encoding guanylate kinase, giving the protein MENKGLLLVLSGPSGAGKGTVCRALLQNNPSMVLSVSATTRPPREGEEDGVHYYFLEKETFKKMIEEGQFLEWAEVYGNYYGTPRRFVQEALGRGEDVILEIDIQGALQVKEKIPEAVLVFLIPPSRSELSLRLVSRGLDLPEEIEKRLNCSADEIKLAERYDYIVVNDDIGRAAGKVEAIIMAEKSRPRYFKRFFEQFLR; this is encoded by the coding sequence GTGGAAAATAAAGGCTTGCTGCTGGTCTTATCGGGCCCGTCGGGGGCGGGAAAGGGAACGGTCTGCAGGGCCCTCCTGCAGAATAATCCTTCAATGGTATTGTCTGTTTCCGCTACCACCAGGCCGCCCCGGGAAGGTGAGGAAGACGGCGTCCATTATTATTTTTTAGAAAAAGAAACCTTCAAGAAAATGATAGAAGAAGGGCAGTTCCTCGAGTGGGCAGAGGTGTACGGCAACTACTACGGCACTCCCCGCCGTTTTGTGCAGGAGGCGCTGGGCCGGGGAGAGGATGTAATTCTCGAGATTGATATTCAAGGCGCCCTTCAGGTAAAGGAAAAAATTCCCGAAGCCGTGCTGGTTTTTCTTATCCCGCCGTCCAGGAGCGAACTGTCGTTACGCCTTGTTTCACGCGGTCTGGACTTGCCCGAAGAAATTGAAAAACGCTTGAATTGTAGTGCAGATGAAATTAAACTGGCCGAACGGTATGACTATATCGTGGTTAATGACGATATTGGACGTGCGGCGGGCAAGGTTGAGGCCATAATAATGGCTGAAAAATCCCGCCCGCGTTATTTTAAACGGTTCTTTGAGCAGTTTCTCAGATAG
- a CDS encoding Uncharacterized stress-induced protein, protein MLKSMTGYGRGEASAQGRKFTVELKAVNHRFNEVVLRLPRSLSSLEDRLRRKILSRLARGRIDCFLGMECCEGRTDAVKVDKALAEAYYKAMKELQESLGIEGKVKVKHLAALPGVLVIEETAEDVEKWWPAVQEAMDNALENLIQMRAEEGRQLAGDILKRVQHVALLNERIKGRAPAVVEEHRERLKARLNDFFKNGILDADRLAAEAALFAERSNINEETVRLESHVRQMLACLGADEPVGRKMEFLIQEMNREINTIASKANDLEISRWVVEVKSELEKIREQVQNIE, encoded by the coding sequence TTGCTAAAAAGCATGACCGGCTACGGCCGGGGCGAGGCCAGCGCGCAGGGAAGAAAGTTTACCGTTGAACTTAAGGCAGTAAACCACCGCTTTAATGAAGTGGTTTTAAGGCTGCCCCGCTCCCTTTCATCCCTGGAAGACAGGCTCAGGCGTAAAATACTGTCCCGGCTGGCACGGGGGCGCATTGACTGTTTTTTAGGAATGGAGTGCTGCGAGGGTAGAACCGATGCGGTAAAAGTTGACAAAGCTTTGGCGGAAGCGTATTATAAGGCAATGAAAGAGCTGCAGGAAAGTCTTGGCATTGAGGGCAAGGTCAAAGTGAAGCACCTGGCCGCCCTGCCGGGTGTGCTTGTTATAGAGGAGACTGCTGAGGATGTGGAGAAATGGTGGCCGGCCGTTCAGGAGGCAATGGACAATGCGCTTGAGAATTTGATTCAGATGAGGGCGGAGGAAGGCAGACAACTGGCCGGTGACATTCTGAAAAGGGTGCAGCACGTTGCTTTACTAAACGAGCGAATTAAAGGCAGGGCGCCCGCAGTGGTAGAAGAGCACAGAGAAAGGTTAAAGGCCCGCCTGAACGATTTTTTTAAAAACGGAATCCTGGATGCCGACCGGCTTGCCGCAGAAGCGGCACTTTTTGCCGAGCGTTCGAATATTAACGAGGAAACCGTGCGGCTGGAAAGTCACGTAAGGCAAATGCTGGCCTGCCTTGGCGCAGATGAGCCGGTAGGAAGAAAGATGGAATTTTTGATCCAGGAGATGAACAGGGAAATAAACACCATTGCTTCTAAGGCCAATGATTTGGAAATCAGCCGCTGGGTGGTGGAAGTAAAGAGCGAGCTGGAAAAAATAAGGGAACAGGTGCAAAATATAGAATAG
- a CDS encoding aspartate/tyrosine/aromatic aminotransferase, with protein MVSFGAGEPDFDTPGHIKEAAIAAIRAGKTKYTPVAGIQVLKEAICRKFEVDQGLKYKLEQIVVSAGAKHSLYNTMQVLVQAGDEVILPAPFWVSYLEQIKLAGARARIVETREENGFKLTPAELAEAINPRTRLLILNSPANPTGAVYTQEELEALGELILKHDLMVISDEIYEKIIYDGLRHVSIASLSPELKERTVVINGVSKAYAMTGWRIGYAAASYPVAKAIADLQSHTTSNPTSIAQEASVAALNGDQKQVELMVAEFARRREYMLKRLLDIPGVSCVRPGGAFYLFPNVKSYFGRAYKGRVINNASDLASIILEEVQVAVVPGIAFGNDNYFRLSYACSVDKIKEGLDRIAGLMAQIK; from the coding sequence GTGGTTAGTTTTGGAGCAGGTGAGCCGGACTTTGATACCCCCGGCCACATTAAGGAGGCGGCTATAGCTGCCATCCGGGCCGGCAAGACCAAGTACACGCCTGTTGCGGGAATCCAGGTGTTAAAGGAAGCCATTTGCAGAAAGTTCGAAGTCGATCAAGGACTGAAATACAAGCTTGAACAGATCGTGGTTTCAGCAGGAGCAAAACACTCCCTTTACAACACAATGCAGGTGCTGGTTCAGGCGGGGGATGAAGTTATACTGCCCGCCCCTTTCTGGGTCAGTTACCTGGAACAGATAAAGCTGGCCGGAGCCCGGGCGCGGATAGTGGAAACCAGGGAGGAAAACGGGTTTAAGCTGACGCCTGCCGAACTTGCGGAAGCAATAAACCCGCGCACCAGGCTTTTAATCCTGAACAGCCCGGCCAATCCTACCGGTGCCGTTTACACGCAGGAGGAACTGGAGGCGCTGGGAGAGCTAATTTTAAAGCACGACCTGATGGTTATCTCCGACGAAATATATGAAAAGATTATATACGACGGGTTAAGGCATGTAAGCATTGCCTCTCTTTCGCCGGAGTTAAAGGAACGGACGGTGGTTATTAACGGGGTTTCCAAGGCGTATGCCATGACCGGCTGGCGGATCGGCTATGCGGCTGCATCTTACCCGGTGGCAAAGGCTATTGCGGATTTACAGAGCCATACCACCTCAAATCCGACTTCTATTGCCCAGGAAGCCAGCGTGGCCGCTTTAAACGGCGACCAGAAGCAGGTGGAGCTTATGGTCGCCGAGTTTGCCAGGCGGAGGGAATACATGCTGAAGCGGTTGCTGGATATTCCGGGCGTATCCTGCGTCAGGCCGGGAGGGGCCTTCTACCTTTTCCCGAACGTAAAAAGTTATTTCGGCAGGGCCTATAAAGGCAGAGTAATTAACAATGCCTCTGATCTTGCCTCTATTATCCTGGAAGAGGTCCAGGTGGCGGTGGTGCCGGGCATAGCCTTCGGGAACGATAATTACTTCCGCCTTTCTTACGCCTGTTCTGTGGATAAAATAAAAGAGGGGCTTGACCGGATAGCCGGTTTAATGGCACAAATAAAATAA